From Panthera uncia isolate 11264 chromosome E1, Puncia_PCG_1.0, whole genome shotgun sequence, one genomic window encodes:
- the JPT1 gene encoding jupiter microtubule associated homolog 1, protein MTTTTTFKGVDPNSRNSSRVLRPPGGGSNFSLGFDEPTEQPVRRNKMASSIFGTPEENPPSWAKSAGAKSSGGREDSESSGPQRRNSSEANSGDFLDLKREGDIHENVDTDLQASLGQSEEKPVPAAPVPSPVAPAPAPSRRNPPGGKSSLVLG, encoded by the exons atgaccaccaccaccaccttcaaGGGAGTCGACCCCAACAGCAGGAATAGCTCCCG GGTTTTGCGGCCTCCAGGTGGTGGATCCAATTTTTCATTAGGCTTTGATGAACCAACAGAACAACCCGTGAGGAGGAACAAAATGGCCTCTAGCATCTTTGGGACACCTGAGGAAAATCCCCCTTCATGGGCCAAGTCAGCAG GTGCCAAGTCTAGTGGTGGCAGAGAGGATTCTGAGTCATCTGGACCCCAGAGAAGGAACTCTTCTGAAGCAAACTCTGGAGACTTCTTAGATCTGAAG agagAAGGCGACATTCATG AAAACGTGGACACAGATTTGCAGGCCAGCCTGGGGCAGAGCGAGGAGAAGCCCGTGCCCGCTGCCCCCGTGCCCAGCCCGGTGGCCCCGGCCCCAGCGCCGTCCCGAAGAAATCCCCCTGGCGGCAAGTCCAGCCTCGTCCTGGGTTAG